The following are encoded in a window of Lactobacillus intestinalis genomic DNA:
- a CDS encoding IreB family regulatory phosphoprotein: protein MSSLDKTMHFDFNQNKGKNVYDTLQDVYNALEEKGYNPINQIVGYLLSGDPAYIPRHNDARNLILKHERDEIIEELVKSYLGKDK, encoded by the coding sequence ATGAGCTCGCTAGATAAGACAATGCATTTTGACTTTAATCAAAATAAAGGAAAAAATGTTTATGATACTCTGCAAGATGTTTACAATGCGCTTGAAGAAAAGGGCTATAACCCAATTAACCAGATTGTAGGATACTTACTTTCTGGCGATCCGGCTTATATCCCACGGCACAATGATGCCCGTAATTTAATTCTTAAGCATGAACGTGATGAAATTATTGAGGAACTTGTGAAGAGTTATCTTGGTAAGGATAAATAA
- the ruvX gene encoding Holliday junction resolvase RuvX, with translation MRLIGLDVGSKTVGVAVSDELGYTAQKLETIQIDESKFNFGMRSIKKLVREYDPEGFVLGLPKNMDGTDGASVTRSKAYGKRLEDKFGLPVYYSDERLTTIESRRVLIEEAGIHDRKKRKEVIDQMAAVLILQNYLDLHRKD, from the coding sequence ATGCGTTTAATAGGATTAGATGTTGGTTCTAAAACAGTTGGCGTGGCGGTAAGTGATGAACTGGGATATACTGCCCAAAAACTAGAAACCATTCAAATTGATGAAAGTAAGTTTAATTTTGGGATGCGCTCAATTAAAAAACTTGTGCGTGAATATGATCCTGAAGGTTTTGTCCTAGGTTTACCTAAAAATATGGATGGAACTGATGGGGCATCTGTTACCAGAAGTAAAGCTTATGGAAAAAGACTTGAAGATAAATTTGGCTTACCAGTTTATTATTCTGACGAACGCCTAACGACGATTGAATCAAGAAGAGTATTAATCGAAGAAGCTGGAATTCACGATCGTAAAAAACGTAAAGAAGTGATCGATCAAATGGCAGCTGTACTCATCTTGCAAAATTATTTAGACTTACACCGAAAGGATTAA
- a CDS encoding DUF1292 domain-containing protein — MVEVNKGDDKDRQITLVDDQGNEELYEILFTFHSDDYDKSYVLLYPAAVGEGEDIEVQAFSYDADDAGDVTSSDLHEITSDEEWDMVQGVLNTFLDDDRLSGE, encoded by the coding sequence ATGGTAGAAGTTAATAAAGGTGACGATAAGGATCGTCAGATTACCTTGGTTGATGATCAAGGCAATGAAGAATTATACGAAATTTTATTCACTTTCCATTCTGATGATTATGATAAGTCATATGTTCTTCTCTATCCTGCAGCTGTAGGTGAAGGCGAAGACATTGAAGTTCAAGCTTTCAGCTACGATGCAGATGATGCAGGAGACGTCACAAGTAGTGACTTGCATGAAATTACATCAGATGAAGAATGGGACATGGTTCAAGGAGTTTTGAATACTTTCCTTGATGATGACCGTTTAAGTGGTGAATAA
- a CDS encoding endonuclease MutS2: MNSKILKILEFEQITNRLSSLAITAPAKEKAANLKPKTDFDKVEKSLKQTLALANLLRIKGQLPLTDFKDVKPSTKRLSVKANLNAQEFGNILLILSLASEINGFLEDLDEDIDLSAIDEILDKLVVPDTLFNQLKKSVDFDGEVLDSASSALARIRHDIKSNEEEIKNKMDSYTKGNSSKYLSEQIVTIRDDRYVIPVKQEYRGKFGGVVHDQSASGQTLFVEPEAVLNLNNRQQNLMAQERQEIHNILKHLSSMAREDIENLNEIAFSLSELDFLQAKAKLAKEMKATEPSLNHDNSLYLRKARHPLIDPEKVVPNDIYLGEEFDTMLITGPNTGGKTITLKTAGLIQLMAQSGLFIPAEENSKVGVFKQVYADIGDEQSIEQSLSTFSSHINDIIAIMKNVNDQTLVLIDEIGAGTDPEEGASLAISILDFLRKKDAKIMVTTHYPELKLYGYNRERTTNASMEFDLKTLSPTYRLQIGIPGHSNAFAIARRLGMREDVVKNAQKLMKDEDSDINNMIERLNEQTKAATSARSRLETSLDRSQKLEKKLQDALDWYNQRVQKQLDFAQERANEIVAKRRKKADQIIERLENERKNGVQIKENKIIDAKGELNSLERQAQNLAHNKVLQREKRRHNVSVGDKVKVLSYGQTGTITKKLSDHEYEVQMGIMKVKVSDRDVEKIDAPKKQAPQVRATSALRRSNARSELDLRGQRYDEAMTNLDRYFDSVLLAGLDIVTIIHGIGTGAIRTGVWQYLRSNRHVKSFNYAPANQGGNGATIVQLK, translated from the coding sequence ATGAACAGTAAAATTTTAAAGATCCTAGAATTTGAACAAATTACTAATCGCTTGAGTTCTTTAGCAATTACTGCTCCTGCTAAAGAAAAAGCTGCCAATTTAAAGCCAAAAACAGATTTTGATAAAGTAGAAAAAAGCTTGAAGCAAACTTTAGCTTTGGCAAATTTATTGAGAATTAAAGGACAACTTCCTCTAACAGATTTTAAAGATGTAAAGCCAAGTACTAAGCGTTTAAGTGTCAAGGCAAACTTGAATGCACAAGAATTTGGTAATATTTTATTGATTTTAAGTCTAGCTAGTGAAATTAATGGCTTTTTGGAAGATTTAGATGAAGATATCGATTTATCGGCAATTGATGAAATTTTAGACAAATTGGTTGTTCCAGACACATTATTCAACCAATTAAAAAAGTCAGTTGACTTTGATGGGGAAGTTCTTGATAGTGCTTCGAGTGCCTTAGCTAGAATTCGTCATGACATTAAAAGTAATGAAGAAGAAATCAAGAATAAGATGGATAGCTACACTAAAGGTAATAGCAGTAAATATCTGTCTGAACAAATTGTAACTATTCGTGACGATCGTTATGTTATTCCGGTTAAGCAAGAATATCGAGGTAAATTTGGTGGAGTGGTTCACGATCAAAGTGCCAGTGGTCAAACTTTGTTTGTGGAACCTGAAGCAGTTTTGAATTTAAATAACCGTCAACAGAACTTGATGGCTCAAGAGCGACAAGAAATTCACAATATTTTAAAGCATTTGTCTTCAATGGCTCGTGAAGATATTGAAAATTTGAATGAAATTGCATTCTCCTTATCTGAGCTCGACTTTTTGCAAGCTAAGGCTAAACTTGCCAAGGAAATGAAAGCAACCGAACCCAGCTTAAACCATGATAATTCGCTTTATTTGCGTAAGGCACGCCATCCGTTAATTGATCCTGAAAAAGTTGTGCCTAATGATATTTACTTGGGTGAAGAATTTGACACAATGTTAATTACTGGACCTAATACTGGTGGTAAGACTATTACTTTAAAGACGGCTGGCTTGATTCAATTGATGGCTCAATCTGGCTTGTTTATTCCAGCTGAAGAAAATAGTAAGGTTGGAGTTTTCAAGCAGGTTTATGCCGATATCGGTGATGAACAATCAATTGAACAATCATTGAGTACTTTTTCTTCACATATTAATGACATTATTGCCATTATGAAAAACGTTAATGATCAAACCTTGGTTTTAATTGATGAGATTGGAGCCGGGACTGATCCAGAAGAAGGGGCTAGTTTGGCCATCAGTATTTTGGACTTTTTACGTAAAAAAGATGCCAAAATTATGGTTACTACGCACTATCCTGAATTGAAGCTTTATGGCTATAATCGAGAGCGAACCACGAATGCTTCGATGGAATTTGACTTAAAGACTTTGTCGCCAACTTATCGTTTGCAAATTGGAATTCCCGGCCATAGTAATGCTTTTGCAATTGCGCGTCGTTTAGGGATGCGTGAAGATGTAGTAAAAAATGCTCAAAAATTGATGAAGGATGAAGATTCTGACATTAACAATATGATTGAGCGCTTAAATGAACAAACAAAGGCAGCAACTAGCGCACGTAGTCGCTTAGAAACTAGTCTTGATCGCAGTCAAAAACTTGAGAAGAAGTTGCAGGATGCCTTGGATTGGTACAATCAAAGAGTTCAAAAGCAGCTTGATTTTGCTCAAGAGCGTGCTAACGAAATCGTTGCTAAAAGACGAAAGAAAGCAGACCAAATTATTGAACGCCTTGAAAATGAACGCAAAAACGGGGTTCAAATTAAAGAAAATAAGATTATTGATGCAAAAGGTGAATTGAATAGCCTAGAACGTCAAGCCCAGAATTTGGCTCATAATAAGGTTTTACAGCGTGAAAAGAGACGTCATAATGTAAGTGTAGGGGATAAGGTAAAAGTCCTCTCATATGGGCAAACAGGGACTATTACAAAGAAGCTTTCCGATCATGAGTATGAAGTTCAAATGGGAATCATGAAAGTAAAAGTTAGCGATCGTGATGTTGAAAAAATTGATGCTCCTAAGAAACAAGCTCCGCAAGTTAGAGCAACCAGTGCTTTGAGAAGAAGCAATGCGCGTAGCGAGCTCGATTTAAGAGGGCAACGCTATGATGAAGCGATGACTAATTTAGACCGTTACTTTGATTCAGTTCTTTTGGCTGGACTTGATATAGTGACCATTATTCATGGTATCGGTACCGGTGCAATTAGGACTGGGGTGTGGCAATATTTACGCAGCAACCGCCATGTAAAGAGCTTTAATTACGCTCCGGCAAATCAAGGTGGAAACGGAGCCACAATTGTTCAATTAAAGTAA
- the trxA gene encoding thioredoxin encodes MVEEITDQNFAEETDNGVVLTDFWATWCGPCKMQSPVIDQLAEERQDVKFTKMDVDQNQETAKDLGIMAIPTLLIKKNGQIVDRLTGYTPKEKLNQILDQYTD; translated from the coding sequence ATGGTTGAAGAAATTACAGACCAAAATTTTGCTGAAGAAACTGATAATGGTGTTGTTTTGACTGACTTTTGGGCAACTTGGTGTGGTCCATGTAAGATGCAATCACCAGTTATTGACCAATTGGCAGAAGAAAGACAAGATGTTAAGTTCACTAAGATGGACGTTGATCAAAATCAAGAAACTGCTAAAGATTTAGGTATTATGGCGATTCCTACTTTGCTTATTAAGAAAAATGGTCAAATTGTTGATCGTTTGACTGGTTACACTCCAAAGGAAAAGCTTAACCAAATCTTAGATCAATACACAGATTAA
- the mscL gene encoding large-conductance mechanosensitive channel protein MscL: MFKEFKQFIARGNVIDLAVGVIIGAAFTSIVKSLVSNIINPLIGIFIGKIDLSNLVLKVGDATFKYGSFINSVINFLIISFIVFLIVKAVNKITKKEKKEAGPTAEDYLKDIRDLLESKTE, translated from the coding sequence ATGTTTAAAGAATTCAAACAATTTATTGCACGTGGCAACGTCATTGATCTAGCTGTTGGTGTCATCATTGGAGCTGCCTTCACTTCTATTGTGAAGTCTCTTGTTTCCAATATCATCAATCCGCTAATCGGAATATTTATCGGTAAAATTGATCTATCGAATCTGGTATTGAAAGTGGGAGACGCCACTTTCAAATATGGTAGTTTTATCAATTCGGTAATTAATTTCCTAATTATTTCCTTCATAGTATTTTTAATTGTAAAAGCAGTTAATAAAATTACTAAAAAAGAAAAGAAGGAAGCTGGTCCTACTGCAGAGGACTACTTAAAAGATATACGTGATTTATTAGAAAGCAAAACAGAGTAA
- a CDS encoding YslB family protein codes for MQNNTEHSNEHVYFINQLYRDFLLPTILGNDNATILYWAGKRISRHYDIASFDDLAEFFNMAEFGQLSRTKERRSSVTFELTGQSVEDRLNSDSKEFALESGMIAEAVQKETGKTCESEITILDRENKVQFLARFS; via the coding sequence ATGCAAAATAACACAGAACACTCTAATGAACATGTATATTTTATTAATCAGCTCTACCGGGACTTTTTATTACCAACCATTTTAGGTAATGATAATGCGACTATTCTTTATTGGGCTGGCAAACGAATTTCTCGCCATTATGATATTGCAAGCTTCGATGATTTGGCAGAATTCTTTAATATGGCGGAATTTGGCCAATTATCTCGAACTAAAGAACGCCGCTCATCAGTGACTTTTGAATTAACCGGTCAAAGTGTAGAAGATCGTTTAAATAGCGACAGTAAGGAATTTGCCTTAGAAAGTGGCATGATTGCCGAAGCTGTTCAAAAAGAAACTGGCAAAACTTGCGAAAGTGAAATTACAATTTTAGATAGAGAAAACAAAGTTCAATTTTTAGCACGTTTTAGCTAA
- the murI gene encoding glutamate racemase, which translates to MDNRPIGLLDSGVGGFSIVKKVINKLPNESTIFIGDSANMPYGNKSQEQIIELTRRSVKFLLSKNVKLIIFACNTATAAAMPTLQKEVDQQIIGVIQSGSLAAARTTMNKKVAVVATPVTINSHAYQKEIQFRNPEIEVSEVAAPELAPLIEAQKDFDTNLKAVKDSLQPLKGKNFDTLVLGCTHYPIIRDEFAQALGEKIQIVDPADQVAQYTYNVMRRDGLFNDSNEVSHEYYTTGDPEKFSEMGRAFLGDENLISKQVDTENL; encoded by the coding sequence ATGGATAATCGTCCTATCGGACTACTTGATTCAGGCGTTGGTGGTTTTTCCATTGTTAAAAAAGTAATTAATAAACTACCCAATGAATCAACAATTTTTATTGGCGACAGTGCAAATATGCCTTATGGAAATAAATCTCAAGAACAAATAATTGAACTTACTCGCCGAAGTGTAAAATTCTTATTAAGTAAGAATGTTAAATTGATCATCTTTGCATGTAATACTGCCACTGCAGCTGCTATGCCAACTTTACAAAAAGAAGTGGACCAGCAAATCATTGGAGTAATTCAATCGGGAAGTTTAGCGGCAGCTAGAACAACCATGAATAAAAAGGTGGCCGTAGTAGCAACTCCAGTTACCATAAATTCACATGCTTATCAAAAAGAAATTCAATTCCGCAATCCTGAAATTGAAGTAAGTGAAGTAGCAGCTCCAGAACTCGCACCACTGATTGAAGCACAAAAAGATTTTGATACTAATTTAAAGGCAGTTAAAGATAGTCTTCAACCATTAAAAGGGAAAAATTTTGACACTTTAGTTTTAGGATGTACACACTATCCAATTATTCGTGATGAATTTGCCCAAGCTTTAGGAGAAAAAATTCAAATTGTGGATCCTGCCGATCAAGTAGCACAATATACTTATAATGTGATGAGGCGGGATGGTTTGTTTAATGATTCAAATGAAGTCAGCCATGAATATTACACCACAGGCGATCCAGAAAAATTCTCCGAAATGGGGCGTGCATTTTTAGGTGATGAAAACTTAATTTCTAAGCAAGTGGATACGGAGAATTTGTAA
- a CDS encoding XTP/dITP diphosphatase — protein MTKKILFATNNQGKVRELKKAFDKAGLDVDILTNSDLDNPPHVVESGRTFEDNAKLKAHALANFSNLPTIADDSGLMVDKLNGQPGVRSARFAGEAHNDQHNNAKLLAELGGVPEDERGAKFNTTIVASMPHQFDKDLVVTGECPGRILSSLRGKDGFGYDPLFYIPEKGKTFAQMTTDEKNQISHRGKAVKKLIAELPAWFAQFN, from the coding sequence ATGACTAAAAAGATTTTGTTTGCAACTAATAACCAAGGTAAAGTTAGAGAATTAAAGAAGGCTTTTGATAAGGCTGGACTTGATGTGGATATTTTAACCAATAGTGATCTAGACAATCCTCCTCATGTAGTAGAATCTGGACGGACTTTTGAAGATAATGCCAAGTTGAAAGCTCATGCCTTGGCTAACTTCAGTAATTTGCCAACGATTGCCGATGATTCAGGCTTGATGGTTGATAAATTGAATGGTCAGCCAGGAGTCAGATCTGCCAGATTTGCAGGAGAAGCTCATAATGACCAACATAATAATGCCAAGCTTTTAGCTGAGCTTGGCGGCGTTCCTGAAGATGAGCGTGGGGCAAAGTTTAACACTACTATTGTGGCGTCAATGCCTCATCAATTTGATAAAGATTTGGTAGTAACTGGTGAATGTCCAGGAAGAATTTTATCTTCTCTTCGCGGAAAAGATGGCTTTGGCTATGATCCATTGTTTTATATTCCTGAAAAGGGCAAAACTTTTGCGCAAATGACGACTGATGAAAAGAACCAAATTTCTCACCGGGGGAAGGCTGTTAAGAAACTAATTGCGGAACTTCCAGCTTGGTTTGCTCAATTTAATTAG
- a CDS encoding mechanosensitive ion channel family protein, giving the protein MKTSMKINPSDFTVDWSKISNNLLGTIWQLFLTTLIFYLINRIGKKVINQYVNDRKTKNKRTKTITALINSIFHYTVLFFYLFAVLSILGIPVGTLLASAGIFSLALGMGAQGFVSDLVNGFFILSEDQFDVGDTVKIDSQVGTVVQLGLRTTRLKGSDGSIIYIPNRNISIVQNMAHGGISLNINLELDASNDFEEVKKIIKQVNSTIQPEKKTLVQGPTIVGISNQNGNDVTFTVHFQVKPGKESAIRNLYLSNYIAALQKNDIKFAPTNTKPAVVTSKK; this is encoded by the coding sequence ATGAAAACATCTATGAAAATAAATCCTAGTGATTTCACAGTCGACTGGTCTAAAATCAGTAATAATTTATTAGGAACCATTTGGCAATTATTTTTAACAACTCTTATATTTTATTTAATAAATCGGATTGGTAAAAAAGTCATTAATCAATATGTAAATGATCGTAAAACTAAAAATAAACGTACCAAGACGATTACAGCTTTAATCAACAGTATCTTTCACTATACAGTCTTATTCTTTTATTTATTTGCGGTATTATCCATTTTAGGCATCCCTGTTGGCACTTTACTGGCTAGTGCGGGTATTTTCTCTCTTGCTCTTGGAATGGGAGCACAGGGCTTTGTAAGCGATCTAGTAAACGGCTTTTTCATTTTAAGTGAAGACCAATTTGATGTAGGTGATACTGTAAAAATTGATTCCCAAGTCGGCACCGTAGTTCAACTCGGTCTGCGAACAACTCGGCTTAAAGGATCGGACGGTTCTATTATTTATATTCCCAATCGAAACATTTCTATTGTTCAAAACATGGCCCACGGCGGCATCAGTTTAAATATTAATTTAGAACTTGATGCTAGCAACGACTTTGAAGAGGTTAAAAAGATCATTAAACAAGTTAATTCCACTATTCAACCTGAGAAAAAGACATTGGTTCAAGGACCTACAATTGTTGGGATCAGTAATCAAAACGGAAATGACGTTACCTTTACCGTCCATTTCCAAGTAAAACCAGGCAAAGAATCTGCTATCCGAAATTTATATTTAAGTAATTACATCGCCGCTTTGCAAAAAAATGACATCAAATTCGCTCCTACTAATACTAAGCCGGCTGTTGTTACAAGTAAAAAATAA
- a CDS encoding DUF948 domain-containing protein → MVISYGALAGLIAAIAFLVLVLFTIPVLRHTTKAIEEANKTMQTTNESIKKISEDVNGLMGQTSDLLDKTNLLLADVNGKMKTIEPVVKAAADLGESVSEINTSSKKMVKRFNNRSRFSGAGIVSSVLAATLARRKRRKGED, encoded by the coding sequence ATGGTAATTTCTTATGGTGCATTAGCAGGCCTCATCGCCGCTATCGCATTTCTAGTTTTAGTGCTTTTTACAATTCCTGTGCTTAGACATACCACAAAGGCTATTGAAGAAGCCAATAAGACGATGCAAACCACTAATGAATCAATTAAAAAGATATCAGAAGATGTTAATGGCCTAATGGGTCAAACTAGTGATTTATTAGATAAAACTAACCTACTATTAGCAGATGTTAATGGTAAAATGAAGACAATAGAGCCAGTAGTTAAAGCAGCTGCAGATCTGGGAGAAAGTGTTTCTGAAATTAATACTTCTTCCAAGAAAATGGTAAAGCGTTTTAACAACCGCAGTCGTTTTAGCGGCGCTGGGATTGTTTCTTCAGTGTTAGCTGCGACTCTTGCTCGACGCAAACGTCGTAAAGGTGAAGATTAA